The following proteins are co-located in the Candidatus Methanoperedens sp. genome:
- a CDS encoding ArsA family ATPase produces MTMQDLIDNKKFLFFGGKGGVGKTTMASSTAVWLADHGYDTLVVATDPTVSLSAIFEQEIGETEMTKIKEVKNLCGLNINPKKASGVFQARLNQMVDQLTGMFGKEVMNTPCAEEMAAFDQFVSYLNTDEKDVIVFDTAPTGHTLRELSMPFDWANYISRQLKNRLVLGKLLNIKTGGDTMDNLNLEQKRYESAIKTLADTKTTLFTLVLLAENLPIEETARAIENLSQLKINVPTLIINEIIPNEVLKGNWFLERRRSTQDRYINIINKRFKDLYKTEVPLFETDITGIENMRKIGKILYG; encoded by the coding sequence ATGACAATGCAAGATTTGATAGATAATAAGAAGTTCCTTTTCTTTGGTGGGAAAGGCGGCGTAGGAAAAACCACAATGGCGTCTTCTACAGCAGTATGGTTGGCAGATCATGGGTATGATACATTGGTAGTGGCAACAGACCCAACAGTGAGCTTATCCGCAATTTTTGAACAGGAGATTGGAGAAACAGAGATGACAAAAATAAAAGAGGTTAAGAATCTCTGCGGACTCAATATAAATCCAAAGAAAGCATCCGGTGTTTTTCAGGCACGGTTGAATCAGATGGTAGACCAGCTCACAGGAATGTTCGGAAAGGAAGTAATGAATACACCCTGTGCAGAGGAGATGGCAGCCTTTGATCAATTTGTAAGCTATTTGAATACAGATGAAAAAGATGTTATAGTATTTGATACCGCTCCTACAGGACATACACTAAGGGAACTGTCAATGCCTTTTGATTGGGCGAATTATATTTCCAGGCAGCTTAAAAATAGATTAGTGCTGGGTAAATTATTGAATATCAAAACGGGAGGAGATACAATGGATAATTTAAACCTGGAACAAAAAAGGTACGAAAGTGCAATAAAAACACTGGCAGATACAAAAACAACTTTATTTACATTAGTATTGCTCGCTGAAAATCTCCCCATTGAAGAAACGGCAAGAGCGATCGAGAATTTGAGCCAGCTAAAAATAAATGTTCCGACCTTAATAATAAACGAAATAATACCCAATGAGGTGTTAAAAGGAAATTGGTTTTTAGAAAGGCGAAGATCAACGCAGGACAGATACATAAATATCATAAATAAAAGATTTAAAGATTTATACAAAACAGAAGTGCCTCTCTTTGAAACAGATATTACGGGAATAGAAAATATGAGAAAAATTGGGAAAATTCTTTATGGGTGA
- a CDS encoding terpene cyclase/mutase family protein, producing MSISGPEKRLWTVKMSKEKIIDNRRIIFRKPVNCWAMLILLLGFSASIASGMPEAPASHVLSGMQLLQCEMAEKWHSNNYCLPHRDVDTAIGKAISFLKESQLPSGEFQTYVSLSHDMADKIYLPQVFSSAIVLHSLSFVESDSEINEMRNKTAVYILANKEEPGVWRFYGKYSSMPPDLDDTSVAFASLKETGISVEESGLEYALNYRNQEGLFYTWMNEEKWMNESDPFYLLYKNNDIDPVVNANMLYGLSLAGEQAPEVSDYLNSYIENNSFTEATMYYHIPYIQLYTFSRAYADGHAKDLELSMPVIRNYLLNTQRPDGSWGNEINTSMAAISLMNSGYKGKALDRAITYILNTQRSDGSWPEIGVQSLTFYYGSEEFTTAFSLEALSKYDDLHNRKWQKMMRNGIIE from the coding sequence ATGAGTATATCAGGACCGGAAAAAAGGTTATGGACGGTTAAAATGTCAAAAGAAAAAATAATAGATAACAGACGAATCATTTTCAGAAAACCAGTCAACTGCTGGGCAATGTTGATCCTTCTACTGGGATTTTCTGCCTCTATAGCTTCTGGCATGCCAGAAGCCCCTGCTTCACATGTGTTGTCAGGGATGCAATTGCTGCAATGCGAGATGGCAGAGAAATGGCACAGTAACAACTATTGTTTACCTCATAGAGATGTGGATACAGCAATAGGGAAAGCCATATCCTTCTTAAAAGAAAGCCAATTACCATCAGGCGAGTTTCAAACATACGTTTCATTGAGCCATGATATGGCTGATAAAATATATTTACCACAGGTTTTTAGTTCGGCAATTGTTCTTCACTCGCTTAGCTTTGTAGAATCCGATTCAGAAATCAATGAAATGAGAAATAAAACAGCAGTATATATATTGGCAAATAAAGAAGAACCGGGTGTGTGGAGATTCTATGGGAAGTATTCCAGTATGCCGCCTGATCTGGATGATACATCAGTAGCTTTTGCCTCTTTAAAAGAAACCGGAATATCTGTTGAAGAAAGCGGCTTAGAGTATGCACTTAACTACAGAAATCAAGAAGGTTTATTTTATACATGGATGAATGAAGAGAAATGGATGAACGAATCGGACCCTTTTTATTTGTTATATAAAAATAACGATATAGATCCTGTAGTCAATGCCAATATGCTGTATGGTCTCTCTCTTGCAGGCGAGCAGGCGCCAGAAGTTAGCGACTATCTGAATAGTTATATAGAAAATAATTCTTTCACTGAAGCCACAATGTATTATCACATTCCCTATATCCAGCTTTATACGTTCTCAAGAGCGTATGCGGATGGGCATGCAAAGGACTTAGAACTTTCAATGCCAGTAATAAGAAATTATCTTTTGAATACTCAAAGACCGGATGGAAGCTGGGGAAATGAAATAAACACAAGTATGGCTGCTATTTCATTAATGAATTCAGGATATAAAGGTAAAGCATTAGATAGGGCTATAACATATATATTGAATACTCAGAGAAGTGACGGGAGCTGGCCAGAGATTGGCGTCCAGTCATTAACATTCTATTATGGTTCAGAAGAATTTACTACAGCTTTCTCGTTAGAAGCATTAAGCAAGTATGATGACCTACATAATAGAAAATGGCAAAAAATGATGAGAAACGGAATTATCGAATAA
- a CDS encoding helix-turn-helix domain-containing protein, whose amino-acid sequence MRKMTVRVSGSLFQCCVPLNSMIDRLEVLSIFNFTPTTHTEVCNITLKDGMSIESIKNDYITDLIIIENEGKNYTCLAKGIFSDEISRFLGQFDLKLEYPIIFDGTICQFGIIGSAEELNNILKTVKEFGWGFDVLSVQKYNPLNINAFSKLTKKQKEILLHAYDNGYFDHPRKINADQLARKIGIHKTTLLEHLHKAENQVIRNLIGKKS is encoded by the coding sequence ATGAGAAAAATGACCGTGCGTGTTTCCGGAAGCTTATTTCAATGCTGTGTTCCTTTAAACAGCATGATAGATCGCCTTGAAGTTCTTTCGATTTTTAACTTTACGCCCACCACTCATACAGAGGTCTGCAATATTACGCTCAAAGATGGAATGAGCATAGAAAGTATAAAGAACGATTATATTACTGATTTGATCATAATAGAAAATGAAGGCAAAAACTATACATGCCTGGCAAAGGGAATTTTCTCTGATGAGATTTCCAGGTTTTTGGGACAATTTGATCTTAAACTGGAGTATCCGATTATTTTTGATGGGACTATATGCCAATTTGGAATTATAGGTTCGGCTGAAGAATTGAATAATATACTTAAAACTGTAAAAGAATTTGGGTGGGGATTTGATGTATTATCAGTACAAAAATATAATCCCCTGAACATAAATGCCTTCAGCAAACTTACTAAGAAGCAAAAAGAAATATTGCTGCATGCATATGATAACGGTTACTTTGATCACCCCAGGAAAATTAATGCAGACCAGCTTGCCAGGAAAATTGGAATTCATAAGACAACTCTTCTTGAACATCTGCATAAGGCTGAAAACCAGGTCATCCGGAATTTAATAGGAAAAAAAAGTTAA